The following proteins are encoded in a genomic region of Drosophila willistoni isolate 14030-0811.24 chromosome 3R, UCI_dwil_1.1, whole genome shotgun sequence:
- the LOC111519392 gene encoding probable palmitoyltransferase ZDHHC24 → MFEMSVVQWISVSMLILIILFFTIYTIYFTAASVHDQNDWNYRAFCLFAIYILHNIFGNMFLCWQTDSSWKSLPHSQQQPPPSDAPLWHFCKPCNMRMPPRSWHCRICECCTLKRDHHCVFLASCIGHNNQRYFICLMAHFSLATAVCFAYCIAEAWYSHSLLITDPLWLHLIFWGYNIDIDPSQYSWQMLTSLIAKLILIVFMLPTFVLINQMAIVKRNSTNYNINDRSYDIGFWQNVETIFGKRRFWTLLSPFLNSPQPHDGSQWTSLKDL, encoded by the coding sequence ATGTTTGAAATGTCTGTCGTGCAGTGGATATCGGTGTCCATGTTGATTCTTATAATACTCTTTTTTACTATTTATACTATTTACTTTACAGCTGCAAGCGTTCATGATCAGAATGATTGGAATTATCGTGCCTTCTGCCTATTTGCCATATATATTCTACACAATATATTCGGTAATATGTTTTTGTGCTGGCAAACGGACAGTTCATGGAAAAGTTTGCCCCATTCTCAACAACAACCGCCGCCCTCGGATGCCCCTTTATGGCACTTTTGCAAGCCTTGCAATATGAGGATGCCGCCTCGTTCGTGGCATTGCCGAATCTGTGAATGTTGCACTCTGAAACGCGATCATCATTGCGTTTTCTTGGCCAGCTGCATTGGACATAATAATCAAAGATATTTCATTTGCTTGATGGCCCATTTCAGTTTGGCAACAGCTGTTTGTTTCGCCTATTGTATAGCTGAAGCATGGTATTCTCATTCTCTTTTGATTACCGACCCTCTGTGGTTACACCTGATTTTCTGGGGATATAATATAGATATCGATCCCTCTCAATATAGCTGGCAAATGTTAACATCGTTGATAGCAAAACTCATTTTAATTGTCTTCATGTTGCCAACTTTTGTgttaataaatcaaatggcGATAGTCAAGCGGAATAGTACCAATTATAATATCAACGATCGTTCGTATGATATTGGATTTTGGCAAAATGTTGAAACGATTTTTGGCAAACGTCGTTTTTGGACACTATTATCGCCGTTTTTGAATAGCCCCCAGCCCCATGATGGTAGCCAGTGGACATCATTGAAGGATTTGTAA
- the LOC6650218 gene encoding probable palmitoyltransferase ZDHHC24 has protein sequence MCLFRILDNRYRLMKNHGDGIVHIFHVISFSLLMGITLFFFIYEVWFILPILCDTRSWSYTFNCMLCIYTLHNIIGNFLMCWLTDNSMKSLPNYRQHPPPTEARFWHLCTQCQMMVPPRSWHCQSCRRCTLKRDHHCTFTANCIGHNNHRYFICMLFHLSVGCGICLVFNTIESYYAKSLFFADSLILFSIWGLIRQEIVDEHFWHIVSSCIIKLNFFLTVLAIAQLVYQLIMLSRNSTCHRFKDCIYDQGFKKNVELIMGRRKFWVLLSPFMDSPLPHDGTQWQLAKHYL, from the coding sequence ATGTGTCTATTCCGCATACTCGATAATCGTTATCGTCTCATGAAGAATCATGGCGATGGGATTGTCCATATTTTTCATGTGATCTCATTCTCGTTGCTGATGGGCATAacccttttctttttcatctACGAAGTGTGGTTCATTTTACCAATATTGTGTGATACAAGAAGTTGGTCATACACATTCAATTGTATGTTGTGCATCTATACGTTGCATAATATAATTGGTAACTTTCTGATGTGCTGGCTAACGGATAACTCAATGAAGAGTTTGCCCAACTATCGGCAGCATCCGCCGCCAACGGAAGCCcgtttttggcatttatgCACCCAATGCCAAATGATGGTGCCACCTCGTTCCTGGCATTGCCAGTCCTGCAGACGGTGTACACTGAAACGGGATCATCATTGCACATTTACAGCCAATTGCATTGGACATAATAATCATCGGTATTTCATATGCATGCTGTTCCATTTGAGTGTGGGCTGTggtatttgtttggttttcaaTACGATTGAGTCGTACTATGCGAAATCATTGTTCTTTGCCGACTCACTCATATTATTTAGCATCTGGGGCCTAATTAGGCAAGAAATTGTGGATGAACATTTCTGGCATATAGTTAGTTCCTGCAttatcaaattgaatttctttttaaCTGTATTGGCCATTGCACAATTGGTATATCAACTGATTATGCTTTCACGGAATAGCACATGCCATCGTTTCAAGGATTGCATCTATGACCAGGGATTTAAGAAGAATGTGGAATTAATTATGGGCAGACGCAAGTTTTGGGTATTGTTATCGCCCTTCATGGATAGCCCCCTGCCCCATGATGGAACTCAATGGCAGCTGGCCAAACATTACCTTTAA